The following nucleotide sequence is from Cydia pomonella isolate Wapato2018A chromosome 6, ilCydPomo1, whole genome shotgun sequence.
taaaacaacaatTTAAAACACCGATCGCGAAAAAAGTTAATTCGAAATATTACTTATCAAGGGAATGTTAATGACTACGTACAACAGCTGTTTTACATACAATcttcaattattatttcaatttgtTTGGAAATAATAAGTGATAATGTTTCGAAGAAAATCTGAGTCATAGCACAGGGAAACCTAATTAAACTCAAACAAAactcaaaataacaaattaacaaTACATGAGACAagacagttaatttttttttttcaattatggcctggatgcgtGTCTTTTAAGCCAAGACAGTGACACTATTGACGCGTTTTAAAGttttaactataaaattatttgcTCTAGCAATACCTACTGCGTACACACCGGGTACACAAACACGAAAAGATAGAGAAGTCATATGACAACTCACCTAATAGAGAGAGATAGTTAACAATCGATTGTTCCTCATTGGGAATCGCAagactcaaaaaaatattagtcgCATAAACGCCTTTAAGACGTCAAtgttatatttgtattatatttgtattgtttatacAATCATACAAAACCCGAAAACTaagataaatatgtaaaagaGGAAGTAGAGTATATAAATTGCACTTACTCTGAGACATCCTTGAGGTAGTCTGTATACTGATAAAGCGGTACtctactataaatataaaatatactttaggTACTGGTCTAAAGTgactaataatttataattaagtgtTGGAGTAGAGACATGGATTTGGATTGTAAGTAGCGAACAGTTACTAttgtataaataacattaatacaTCATAGATTGTATACTTGTACATACAGTGATACTGAGCTAGCTATTTGGGTAGAACTTGTTTTctttcttaataatattttttagcaTTTTATTTCAGCACATTACATAGAGATTTGCAAAGCAAACAGTGGGGCCATTAGATTTCAAGTCAAGTCTAATTCAGGATGTGCACAACTTTATTTATCTGGAATAAATCCACCACACAAAGACCTTTTTGATGTAagctattattaaatttattaatgtatgatctaatactttattttaattatgttattacTAATACACATGTAATAGCTTTAAAATGGGAATACTTTGACAAGACCACAGTAACACCTTGATGCAATATAGTGTGTTTCAAAACCAAAGTGATCTATTCAAATAAGGTGGTTGTACCTGTATCTATATTTCTTATGCATTGAAAGAGTTCATGTGGAAATGAGAGGCAAGtgtagttatttaattttacagaTAACTTTATCTCTTGAATCCAGAATTGGAAACCTGGAGACCAGAAATATGGACAGCACCTCGGCTGTAACTCCCTTCATTAACTTGATAGAACAGTTTCAAGAGTTATGGCTGACCTGGTACAATGGTGACATTTGTTTGGGTTTTGGTGATAACCCAGAGCCCTTCCTTAGatacaaatatcaaaataatgaaaacgaAATGATTGGATACatcaaatttgttaaaaagcTTTCATTGACAGAGTGGATATATGAAAGTATGAGCACCAAATATGTGTGACAAGATTCTAGTTGGCTTGCTAATTTCTCAGGTTTAAGCTTATATTGCTATTTGGTATTATTTTCACTTTTGCTAGTAATTTTGTTTCCTAATTATCCTTCAATCCTTATAAATTGCTATAATAGTATTGTTCATATAGATTGCATATGGTTATAGCTGCCATCTGCACGCAAAATATGTATTGAGACTATATGAAAAATACCATAGATAGGTAATTACTAATGCATACAAGCTATTAAGTCTAGAGCAGTTAGTAATTAAGACAGCTAATGTAGCAAATCTACAAATACAGTAGATTACTTATAGCTAGGGTTGCTATCCGTCtgggtttccccggatttgtcctagtttagagggcatCCGGGGAGCGTCGGGGAGGGGGGgcttcatttgtagtccgggtttaaaaatGTAAAGTCTTAGGCCGTCCCCCAACACAtgcacaacctgtttaaaaaaacctgttgacatatctaggttctggactctaaaatctggggttttcacgcgttttgtcctggtttccaaattttagagatggcaaccctacttaTAGCAGGATTCAGCTGCCTACCAGAAACTGATTTACAgatcattttgtaaaatatttttagtgacatacctttgtatggagattgtcagtctttattatttactgatTCTTTGTACAACATATATCACATTTCTTTAATTTTCAGAATCTCCAATCATATCAGAAGCCTTACAACCGAAGAAGTTATGTAGTGGAGAATTACGATGGGTAACCCTTATTGACCATAAGTTACCACCGGACGCTTTGATAGCGGGGTTTGAAAAAGAGCCTCTATATATTGCGTGTGCACTGCATGGGCATTCTATGTGTCCGGGAAAGTATGTGCCGTCGAAACGGAAAGCTTTCGTGCCGTGGGGCGGCAGGGAACATGCGAAGGATGATTTCCAGGTTATTTACTTATAGCATTGTATAATAATTTGCGCGTTATAAATTACAACGCCCGCCCACTGCACTATATTCCGTATAAAAACTAGTTCGTATATGAACTTTATTGAGAATAAGGTGCACAAATAAAAGAGTTTAGTAATTAATCATATAGTTGGTGTACATGGTGTCCGTGGTGGGGCAGCGTAGGTACCTACAGCAGTACAGCATTTAAGGCTTGAAATCGTCAATCGCGTTTAGCCATTGACATCGGTACTGTGTGCTGGctgtcttgtaatgaacttaaataataaacgacTTTGAACCTTATCGCAATAgaataaatgtaaaaagaaaatCTTGCAGGTATCATCATAATATGAGGCGTTAATTCTTATTCCAGGTGCTCTGCGGCTACAACGCCACTTGGGTAAAAACTGGCTCAAACAAGATACCCCAAAATGCTTTCATCGGCGGCATTTCCGAAGTGAGACAGGAGCCCCTTTACATAGGAAGGGCCGTGCACGAAGGCAACCTTATCAATGGCAAGATACACGTCATATACCATACCTGCTACATACCCTACGAGGGTAAGGAGGTTGAGATATACGATCAATTTGAAGTTTTAGTGTTGCCGGACCAAAATTATCGTGGAATTTTGGGAATGCCCGAATTTGATATGTGAATTCAAATGTACCTATAGTACCTATCTTAGATTTGttgtaaagttttcttaattacttctgtaaaataatgtaatatatgtataaatttaagaattatttataaatataagcaCAATAATTACAATTAGTATTAAAAGTCATATATTGATCCATTTTTGTTTCTTGCTCTAATAAAAACCAACTTATACTTAAAACTCTTTTtcacaatacctaataataactccacggccgattcggccacggcgactgctatcaactccgttgctctctctggtgtgctcgcaagtgaTTGATGTAGCCGATCTTGTTACCAAAAGTTCGCGAACATTGCGGGCATGTGAGCACACCATTTGCCTAATTATAGTGCATATACtcatactatttattgcattcatGTACAACATACAACGCGGGTGGTCTGGCTTTTATATCGTCGCGCTTGGCATCCAGCTCTGAGCGCCGACGCGCTTCGAATTCAGCTACTTTGGTATTTATAGTAGCCCGCCACTCCGTTCGTATGGCTGCCTGCTGCTCCCATCGCGAGGGCTCTATACGACACTTCATTTGCCGCTTAAGCACATCTTTGTACCTGAGGAACTGGCCACCCTGTTTCCGCTTGCTGCGTGGAGCAATTGTGGGTAGTATCGAGGTATACCTCATGCGACGTCAGCTTCGGTGGTGCGGTCACGTTTCGCGGATGAACGACCAGCGTGTGGCTAAGCGCATCTTTTATTCTGATATTTTTCACAATATCGCCCACACATTGACGACCGGtcgggcctagtgggtagtgacaagtacctagtgaccctgcctatgaagccgatggtcctgggttcgcaTTCCGGTAAAGGCACTGTTTGTATctcaataaaaaatgtttttacggTACTTAGTCACATAATCACATTTAACCAATGaaactttatttattgacaataacaatatacataatggatatatacagataggtaggataggatAGGTttgttaggttgcttcagatgcccgaagggcaaagtGTACAGAAATAGGTAGTCTCCATCGGCTCAGGGAGAGAGACAATGATTTttacgtttcacgatatgcggCCGCCAATATATCGATTCTTAGGCCAGTGCTCCCTTAAACAACGGGGggccttggtgttacgtgtgtatatcagtatatagtacctgggcaaccgagctttgctcggttataactatttattgtaatat
It contains:
- the LOC133518832 gene encoding uncharacterized protein LOC133518832 isoform X3; this translates as MDSTSAVTPFINLIEQFQELWLTWYNGDICLGFGDNPEPFLRYKYQNNENEMIGYIKFVKKLSLTEWIYEKSPIISEALQPKKLCSGELRWVTLIDHKLPPDALIAGFEKEPLYIACALHGHSMCPGKYVPSKRKAFVPWGGREHAKDDFQVLCGYNATWVKTGSNKIPQNAFIGGISEVRQEPLYIGRAVHEGNLINGKIHVIYHTCYIPYEGKEVEIYDQFEVLVLPDQNYRGILGMPEFDM
- the LOC133518832 gene encoding uncharacterized protein LOC133518832 isoform X2, which produces MDLDSHYIEICKANSGAIRFQVKSNSGCAQLYLSGINPPHKDLFDITLSLESRIGNLETRNMDSTSAVTPFINLIEQFQELWLTWYNESPIISEALQPKKLCSGELRWVTLIDHKLPPDALIAGFEKEPLYIACALHGHSMCPGKYVPSKRKAFVPWGGREHAKDDFQVLCGYNATWVKTGSNKIPQNAFIGGISEVRQEPLYIGRAVHEGNLINGKIHVIYHTCYIPYEGKEVEIYDQFEVLVLPDQNYRGILGMPEFDM
- the LOC133518832 gene encoding uncharacterized protein LOC133518832 isoform X1, translated to MDLDSHYIEICKANSGAIRFQVKSNSGCAQLYLSGINPPHKDLFDITLSLESRIGNLETRNMDSTSAVTPFINLIEQFQELWLTWYNGDICLGFGDNPEPFLRYKYQNNENEMIGYIKFVKKLSLTEWIYEKSPIISEALQPKKLCSGELRWVTLIDHKLPPDALIAGFEKEPLYIACALHGHSMCPGKYVPSKRKAFVPWGGREHAKDDFQVLCGYNATWVKTGSNKIPQNAFIGGISEVRQEPLYIGRAVHEGNLINGKIHVIYHTCYIPYEGKEVEIYDQFEVLVLPDQNYRGILGMPEFDM